The Eubacteriaceae bacterium Marseille-Q4139 genome has a window encoding:
- a CDS encoding threonine/serine exporter family protein, whose amino-acid sequence MTAQIVGAFFAVYMFSALLDVPKKYAHYSAGIGAVGWYVYMVIQADTNSAMMAAFLSTLMIALLSHMMARIKRAPVTVFLISGILPSVPGAAMYRFVHYLIQNDFALSNHYLIETLQIAGAIAMAIFIMDSIFRLVQVYSESRHGARQ is encoded by the coding sequence ATGACAGCTCAGATCGTAGGTGCATTTTTTGCCGTTTACATGTTTTCGGCCCTTTTGGACGTGCCGAAAAAGTATGCCCATTATTCCGCCGGAATCGGAGCCGTCGGCTGGTACGTGTACATGGTGATCCAGGCCGACACGAATTCGGCCATGATGGCGGCGTTTTTGTCGACACTCATGATCGCGCTGTTAAGTCATATGATGGCGCGGATTAAGCGGGCGCCTGTGACCGTGTTCCTGATTTCCGGGATCCTGCCGTCGGTGCCTGGAGCCGCCATGTACCGGTTTGTCCATTACCTGATCCAGAATGATTTTGCGCTCTCCAATCACTACCTGATTGAGACGCTCCAGATTGCCGGCGCCATCGCCATGGCCATCTTCATCATGGATTCGATTTTCCGTCTGGTTCAGGTGTATTCGGAGTCGCGTCATGGCGCCAGACAGTAA
- a CDS encoding threonine/serine exporter family protein, whose product MDEKVLLDAVLLAGRIMLVSGAEVYRVEDTMQHMLQKSGYKTIETIVFATGIFLTLNDPMREPVTLIKRVPDRSTNINKIYRVNDISRRFCAGKINIEEAYEELKLVETDVPYSQLQKAIGTVGVAAFFTPLFGGGLIDFFAAGLVGIFLVLSTWMMQKVKINDFCVSAFHSFVVAFSAMVLQRFVIPAANADVMIISSIMPLVPGVIFTNAIRDTLNGDYGAGAARMLEAIVVALAVAAGVGCGIVLFMTIWGGAA is encoded by the coding sequence ATGGACGAAAAAGTTCTGCTGGATGCCGTGCTTCTGGCAGGAAGGATCATGCTGGTAAGCGGGGCAGAGGTGTACCGCGTGGAAGACACCATGCAGCACATGCTCCAGAAGTCCGGCTACAAAACCATTGAGACAATCGTTTTTGCGACAGGAATTTTCCTGACCCTGAACGATCCGATGCGGGAGCCGGTGACTCTAATTAAGCGGGTGCCGGACAGGAGCACGAACATCAACAAGATTTACCGCGTCAATGATATATCCAGGCGGTTCTGCGCCGGGAAAATCAACATCGAGGAGGCATACGAGGAGTTAAAACTGGTGGAGACGGATGTGCCTTACAGCCAGCTTCAGAAGGCCATCGGAACGGTCGGCGTGGCAGCGTTTTTTACGCCGCTTTTCGGAGGCGGCCTCATCGACTTTTTTGCGGCAGGGCTGGTCGGTATCTTTCTGGTGCTGTCCACCTGGATGATGCAGAAAGTCAAGATCAACGATTTCTGTGTCAGCGCCTTCCACTCCTTTGTCGTCGCATTTTCCGCCATGGTGCTCCAGCGGTTTGTGATTCCGGCGGCAAATGCTGACGTCATGATTATCAGCTCCATCATGCCGCTTGTGCCCGGCGTGATTTTTACAAACGCAATCCGTGATACCTTAAACGGCGACTATGGAGCCGGGGCGGCCAGGATGTTAGAAGCCATCGTCGTGGCGCTTGCCGTGGCGGCCGGAGTCGGCTGCGGAATCGTCCTGTTTATGACAATCTGGGGAGGTGCCGCATGA
- the feoB gene encoding ferrous iron transport protein B: MDNRDENKPITVCFVGNPNCGKTTLFNAFTGSKLKVANWPGVTVERVEGETVYKGRRIHVVDTPGIYSLTSYTIEELVTRRCIEEDGVDVIINVVDASSLERNLYLTLQLLELKKPVILALNMMDIVEERGMEIDLHRLPEMLGHIPAVPVSARKRTGLDVLMHAVVHHYEEEPQGIVVRYDREMEDKIQRTESLLRETYPELTNLRWHAIKMLEKDKEVMSDHPVDLSGIVSQSYEKEIINEKYDYVEEVIRECLFHKEEKSAMTDKADKLLTHPVLGIPVFFGIMALVFFLTFTVGDFLKGYFEQGLELFSGGALEFLQSAGVSPWLVSLIVDGIIAGVGGILTFLPNIFILFLALAFLEDSGYMARVAYVMNETMSMVGLSGKAFLPMLLGFGCTVPAVMATRALESHKDRLRTILVTPFMSCSARLPIYVLFAELFFPDSALLVAYSLYLIGVLMAILVSLVVHKTWKGTSENALLIELPEYKMPNLRTVAIYVWDKVKDYLTKAGTTIFLASIVLWFVLNSGPSGFVTEVSESFAAKFGHLLVPVLKPAGLGSWQIAVALISGISAKEVVVSSFSVLYGISNINSAAGMAELTGVLSASGFGPANAYALMIFCLLYTPCIATIATIKRETHSLKWTIGMVLFQLVLAWAAAVLVFQVGSLL, translated from the coding sequence ATGGATAACAGGGACGAAAACAAACCGATTACCGTCTGCTTTGTGGGAAACCCAAACTGCGGGAAAACAACGCTGTTCAATGCGTTCACAGGCTCCAAGTTAAAGGTGGCAAACTGGCCCGGCGTTACGGTGGAGCGGGTCGAAGGCGAAACCGTATATAAAGGAAGGCGGATTCATGTGGTGGACACGCCGGGAATTTACAGCCTGACCTCATACACCATCGAGGAGCTTGTCACAAGGCGGTGCATCGAGGAGGACGGCGTGGACGTCATCATCAACGTGGTGGACGCCTCGTCTCTCGAACGGAACCTTTATCTGACGCTTCAGCTTCTGGAACTGAAAAAGCCGGTGATCCTGGCCCTTAACATGATGGACATCGTCGAGGAGCGGGGCATGGAAATCGACCTCCACCGTCTGCCGGAGATGCTGGGCCATATCCCGGCCGTCCCGGTATCGGCCAGAAAGCGCACCGGACTGGACGTGCTGATGCATGCCGTCGTCCATCATTACGAAGAAGAGCCCCAGGGCATCGTCGTCCGCTACGACAGGGAGATGGAAGACAAGATCCAGCGCACCGAGTCTCTTCTGCGGGAGACATACCCGGAGCTTACGAACCTGCGCTGGCATGCCATTAAGATGCTGGAAAAAGACAAGGAGGTCATGAGCGACCACCCCGTCGACCTTTCCGGCATTGTCTCCCAAAGCTACGAAAAAGAGATTATCAACGAAAAGTATGATTATGTGGAAGAGGTCATCCGGGAATGCCTGTTCCATAAGGAAGAAAAATCGGCCATGACGGATAAGGCAGATAAGCTTCTGACGCACCCGGTTCTGGGGATCCCGGTCTTTTTCGGGATTATGGCGCTTGTGTTTTTCCTGACCTTCACCGTCGGAGACTTTTTAAAGGGCTATTTTGAGCAGGGGCTTGAGCTGTTTTCCGGCGGCGCCCTGGAATTTTTGCAGAGTGCCGGCGTATCGCCGTGGCTCGTGTCCCTGATTGTGGACGGCATCATCGCAGGCGTCGGAGGAATCTTAACCTTCCTTCCGAATATTTTCATCCTGTTTCTGGCGCTGGCCTTTTTGGAGGACAGCGGCTACATGGCGCGTGTGGCCTACGTGATGAACGAGACTATGAGCATGGTGGGGCTCTCCGGAAAGGCATTCCTCCCGATGCTTTTAGGCTTCGGCTGTACGGTTCCGGCCGTCATGGCAACCAGGGCGTTAGAAAGCCATAAGGACAGGCTGCGTACCATTCTCGTGACGCCGTTCATGTCCTGTTCAGCCAGACTCCCGATTTATGTGCTGTTTGCCGAGCTGTTCTTCCCGGACTCGGCGCTCCTTGTGGCCTATTCCCTGTACCTGATCGGTGTTTTAATGGCGATTCTCGTATCGCTCGTGGTACATAAGACATGGAAGGGCACGTCAGAGAACGCACTCTTAATCGAGCTTCCCGAGTACAAAATGCCGAATCTCCGCACCGTTGCCATTTATGTCTGGGACAAGGTCAAGGATTACCTGACGAAGGCGGGAACGACGATTTTCCTCGCCTCCATCGTTTTGTGGTTCGTCTTAAACAGCGGGCCGTCCGGATTTGTGACCGAGGTTTCGGAAAGCTTTGCCGCGAAATTCGGACATCTTCTTGTGCCGGTGTTAAAGCCGGCCGGCCTGGGAAGCTGGCAGATCGCCGTGGCCCTGATTTCCGGAATTTCCGCCAAGGAGGTTGTGGTATCCAGCTTTTCCGTCCTTTACGGGATCAGCAACATCAATTCGGCCGCCGGCATGGCAGAACTTACGGGAGTGTTATCCGCTTCCGGCTTCGGCCCGGCAAATGCCTACGCACTCATGATTTTCTGCCTGCTCTATACGCCGTGCATAGCAACGATTGCCACCATAAAAAGAGAAACTCACTCTTTAAAATGGACGATAGGTATGGTATTATTCCAATTAGTGCTTGCATGGGCGGCGGCGGTGCTGGTCTTCCAGGTCGGAAGCCTTCTTTAA
- a CDS encoding ferrous iron transport protein A: MKLREGEIGKSYEVCSVNVEEAVTRRLEALGVNERTEVSVLNKKRSGTMIIKVRGTRLALGRKIAEGILVKEAENHG, encoded by the coding sequence ATGAAACTGCGCGAAGGTGAAATCGGAAAGTCCTATGAGGTCTGTTCCGTAAACGTGGAAGAGGCAGTCACCAGACGGCTGGAAGCGCTGGGCGTCAACGAGCGGACGGAAGTGTCTGTCCTCAATAAAAAGAGAAGCGGCACGATGATTATCAAGGTACGCGGCACCAGGCTGGCCCTGGGAAGGAAAATCGCAGAGGGAATTCTTGTAAAGGAGGCGGAAAACCATGGATAA
- the uvrB gene encoding excinuclease ABC subunit UvrB: MQSEQKIFQLHSEYAPTGDQPQAIDALVAGFKEGNQFQTLLGVTGSGKTFTMANVIQALNKPTLIIAHNKTLAAQLYSEFKEFFPNNAVEYFVSYYDYYQPEAYVPSTDTYIEKDSAINDEIDKLRHSATAALSERSDVIIVASVSCIYGLGSPIDYKEMVISLRPGMVKDRDEVIHKLIDIQYTRNDMDFKRGSFRVRGDVLEIFPAYSGSEAYRVEFFGDEVDRITEIDTLTGEIKAQLGHVAIFPASHYVVPKEKMMQATENILAELKERVAYFKSEDKLLEAQRISERTNFDVEMMRETGFCSGIENYSRHLTGMAPGEPPCTLLDYFPEDFLIIVDESHITLPQVRGMFFGDRSRKKTLVDYGFRLPSALDNRPLSFEEFESHISQMMFVSATPSVYEADHELMRVEQIIRPTGLLDPEISVRPVEGQIDDLIGEVNKEVEKHNKILITTLTKRMAEDLTDYMREAGIRVKYLHSDIDTLERAEIIRDMRLDVFDVLVGINLLREGLDIPEITLVAILDADKEGFLRSETSLIQTIGRAARNADGHVIMYADTITDSMRAAIDETNRRREIQKKYNEEHGITPQTIKKAVRDLIAISKAAEESEEDFKKEPESMDARELDKLAKELSKKMRQAAAELNFEEAARLRDRMKEVRQMLFELESEK, translated from the coding sequence ATGCAAAGTGAACAAAAAATCTTCCAACTCCATTCTGAATACGCCCCTACTGGCGACCAGCCCCAGGCTATCGACGCCCTGGTGGCCGGCTTCAAGGAAGGCAATCAATTCCAGACTTTACTGGGTGTCACCGGCTCTGGCAAGACGTTCACCATGGCGAATGTCATCCAGGCATTAAATAAGCCGACGTTAATCATTGCCCACAACAAAACTCTCGCAGCCCAGCTTTACAGCGAGTTCAAGGAGTTCTTCCCCAATAACGCAGTAGAATACTTTGTCTCCTACTACGACTACTACCAACCCGAAGCCTACGTCCCATCCACCGACACCTACATCGAAAAGGACTCGGCCATCAACGACGAAATCGACAAGCTGCGCCATTCCGCCACAGCCGCCCTTTCGGAGCGCAGCGACGTGATTATCGTGGCGTCCGTTTCCTGCATCTACGGACTCGGAAGCCCTATCGACTACAAGGAGATGGTGATTTCCCTGCGTCCCGGAATGGTAAAGGACAGAGACGAGGTGATCCATAAGCTGATCGATATCCAGTACACGCGGAACGACATGGATTTTAAGCGCGGAAGCTTCCGCGTCCGCGGCGACGTGCTGGAGATTTTCCCGGCGTATTCGGGAAGCGAGGCGTACCGGGTGGAATTTTTCGGCGACGAGGTGGACCGGATCACGGAGATCGACACGCTGACCGGTGAAATCAAGGCGCAGCTCGGCCATGTGGCGATTTTCCCGGCTTCCCATTACGTTGTGCCGAAGGAAAAAATGATGCAGGCCACGGAAAACATCCTGGCAGAGCTAAAGGAGCGGGTGGCCTATTTTAAGAGCGAGGACAAGCTTCTGGAGGCACAGAGGATCTCGGAGCGGACAAATTTCGACGTGGAGATGATGCGGGAGACCGGCTTCTGCTCAGGAATCGAAAACTATTCCAGGCACCTGACCGGTATGGCGCCCGGTGAGCCGCCGTGTACGCTTTTAGACTATTTCCCGGAGGACTTTTTAATCATCGTGGACGAGTCCCACATCACGCTGCCGCAGGTGCGAGGTATGTTCTTCGGCGACCGCTCCAGAAAGAAGACGCTGGTGGACTATGGCTTCCGCCTTCCGTCGGCTCTGGACAACCGGCCCTTAAGCTTTGAGGAATTTGAAAGCCACATCAGCCAGATGATGTTTGTCTCGGCAACGCCTTCGGTCTATGAAGCCGACCATGAACTGATGCGGGTGGAACAGATCATCCGTCCCACGGGCCTTCTGGATCCGGAAATCTCCGTGCGCCCCGTGGAGGGCCAGATCGACGATCTGATCGGCGAAGTAAATAAGGAAGTGGAAAAGCACAACAAGATCCTGATTACGACGCTGACGAAGCGGATGGCAGAGGATCTGACCGACTACATGCGGGAGGCGGGCATCCGGGTCAAATATCTCCACTCGGACATCGACACGCTGGAGCGGGCGGAGATCATCCGCGACATGCGCCTTGACGTCTTTGACGTGCTGGTGGGAATCAACCTATTAAGAGAGGGACTGGACATACCGGAAATTACCCTTGTTGCCATCCTGGATGCAGACAAAGAGGGATTTTTGCGGTCGGAAACCTCACTGATCCAGACCATTGGCCGCGCGGCCAGAAATGCAGACGGCCATGTGATCATGTATGCTGATACGATCACGGATTCCATGCGTGCGGCCATCGACGAGACCAACCGCCGCCGCGAGATCCAGAAGAAATACAATGAGGAGCATGGAATCACGCCTCAGACCATCAAGAAAGCCGTCCGTGACCTCATCGCCATCTCCAAGGCGGCCGAAGAGAGCGAGGAAGACTTTAAGAAAGAGCCGGAGTCCATGGATGCCAGAGAGCTGGACAAGCTTGCCAAAGAGCTTTCCAAGAAGATGCGCCAGGCAGCCGCAGAACTGAACTTCGAGGAGGCCGCAAGGCTGCGTGACAGGATGAAGGAAGTCCGCCAGATGTTATTCGAGCTGGAATCGGAAAAGTGA
- a CDS encoding DUF1801 domain-containing protein: MWICPKCGREFKRTNQGHYCGAAPKTVLEYIESQPLESHSHLAEIAAVIRDNIPCVNEHISWSMPTYTKEGKSVSFSACKNHVSLYVGCEAIEEFASELKEFTTKKNAIYFPYDRSLPSKLIEDIVRWCFM, from the coding sequence ATGTGGATATGCCCTAAATGTGGGAGAGAATTTAAGAGAACAAACCAGGGACATTATTGCGGTGCGGCGCCCAAAACAGTATTGGAATATATAGAATCACAGCCTTTGGAATCGCATTCCCATCTGGCCGAAATAGCGGCTGTAATACGAGACAATATTCCATGTGTAAATGAACATATATCGTGGAGTATGCCAACATATACCAAAGAAGGGAAATCCGTTTCTTTTTCTGCCTGCAAAAACCATGTTAGCCTTTATGTTGGCTGTGAAGCTATTGAGGAATTTGCCTCAGAGCTAAAGGAATTTACCACGAAGAAGAATGCCATTTATTTTCCTTATGATCGAAGCCTGCCATCAAAACTGATTGAGGATATTGTAAGATGGTGCTTTATGTAG
- a CDS encoding tetratricopeptide repeat protein, giving the protein MGLFSKAGEEEEFDELTPEIRAKLDELAEKGNELEGAALYEEAIQTWNEALNLIPGPQQFYSESIWFLAAIGDIYFQQGQYEKAHDCFDRARGNLSGAGYGNPFIMLRLGECCLEIGDEKNAVEYLLRAYMFEGREIFEPDEDGNDDGKKYFDYLRTHVKNIE; this is encoded by the coding sequence ATGGGACTGTTTTCAAAGGCAGGAGAGGAAGAAGAATTTGATGAGCTGACTCCGGAAATAAGAGCAAAGCTGGATGAATTGGCGGAAAAAGGCAATGAGCTTGAAGGGGCAGCACTCTATGAGGAAGCGATACAGACATGGAACGAAGCTCTGAACCTGATACCGGGGCCGCAGCAATTTTACAGTGAATCCATATGGTTTTTAGCTGCCATCGGCGATATTTATTTCCAACAGGGACAGTATGAAAAAGCACATGACTGTTTTGACAGAGCAAGAGGAAATTTGAGCGGTGCGGGGTATGGAAATCCGTTTATCATGCTTCGGCTGGGGGAATGCTGTCTGGAAATTGGAGATGAAAAAAACGCCGTAGAATATTTGCTGAGAGCCTATATGTTTGAGGGAAGGGAAATATTTGAACCGGACGAAGACGGCAATGACGATGGGAAAAAATATTTTGATTATTTAAGAACGCATGTTAAAAATATTGAGTGA
- a CDS encoding amidohydrolase: MGNDFRSEIEALIEEKKGEYTKMSDTIWGYAEPRFQEYQSSALQQEYLKSRGFSVKADLAGEETAFIAEAGQGKPVIAFLGEFDALSSLQQEADETERRPIPGKENGHGCGHHLLGTASVAAADALKSYMEAHNLSGTVRYYGCPAEENAGGKAYLVRDGYFKDCDIAVTWHPYTLNKVMKGNHHLANFRVFFTFRGISAHAAAAPELGRSALDAVEIMDIGVNYMREHMIDEARVHGAITNSGGIAPNVIPSEAQILYAIRAPKVTQVKKLYERMCDIAKGAALITGTTVEIKQVAAYSNVINNDTLADLMEENLEHFVPIGYTEEEKEYAKKFQQVITDLDREGLKTMASVLGGKEKRKELLEMPLFDFIADKNSSYGGGGSTDVGDVSWVVPTGQVYTNCYAAGTALHSWQAVAQGKASAAHKGMLAAAKIMACVGVQLLEDPSLVEKAKADWKEELDGEEYPNPLPKDLKPSIW; encoded by the coding sequence ATGGGAAATGATTTCAGAAGTGAGATTGAGGCGCTGATCGAGGAGAAAAAAGGCGAGTACACGAAGATGAGCGATACAATCTGGGGGTACGCGGAGCCGAGATTCCAGGAATATCAGTCTTCTGCGCTCCAGCAGGAGTATTTAAAGTCCAGGGGCTTTTCTGTGAAGGCGGATCTGGCCGGCGAGGAGACGGCATTTATCGCAGAGGCAGGCCAGGGAAAGCCTGTCATCGCCTTCCTCGGGGAGTTTGACGCGCTTTCCAGCCTTCAGCAGGAGGCAGACGAGACGGAGCGCCGCCCGATTCCTGGAAAGGAAAACGGCCATGGCTGCGGCCATCATCTTTTGGGCACTGCATCTGTGGCAGCGGCAGATGCTTTAAAGTCGTATATGGAGGCTCATAACCTTTCCGGCACCGTCCGGTATTACGGCTGCCCGGCCGAGGAAAATGCCGGAGGAAAGGCGTATCTTGTCCGCGACGGATATTTTAAGGACTGCGATATTGCCGTGACATGGCACCCATATACGTTAAATAAGGTCATGAAGGGAAATCATCACCTCGCCAATTTCCGTGTTTTCTTCACCTTCCGGGGGATTTCTGCCCATGCGGCCGCTGCTCCGGAGCTGGGGCGCTCTGCGTTAGATGCCGTTGAAATCATGGATATCGGCGTCAACTACATGCGTGAGCACATGATCGACGAGGCGAGGGTCCATGGCGCCATTACCAATTCCGGCGGCATCGCGCCCAACGTCATCCCGTCGGAGGCTCAGATTCTTTATGCCATCCGTGCGCCGAAGGTGACGCAGGTGAAGAAGCTTTACGAGCGGATGTGCGACATCGCCAAAGGTGCGGCCCTGATTACCGGGACGACCGTGGAGATTAAGCAGGTGGCTGCGTATTCCAATGTCATCAACAACGACACGCTGGCCGACCTGATGGAGGAGAATCTGGAGCACTTTGTTCCGATTGGCTATACGGAGGAGGAAAAAGAGTACGCGAAGAAGTTTCAGCAGGTGATTACCGATCTGGACAGAGAGGGCTTAAAGACCATGGCATCCGTCCTTGGCGGAAAGGAAAAGAGGAAGGAGCTTCTTGAGATGCCGCTGTTTGACTTTATTGCCGATAAGAACAGCAGCTACGGCGGAGGCGGCTCCACCGATGTCGGCGATGTGAGCTGGGTGGTTCCCACGGGACAGGTCTACACAAACTGCTATGCAGCAGGAACGGCGCTTCATTCCTGGCAGGCCGTTGCCCAGGGAAAGGCCTCCGCTGCCCATAAAGGCATGCTGGCAGCAGCTAAAATCATGGCCTGCGTCGGCGTACAGCTTTTAGAGGATCCGTCCCTCGTGGAAAAGGCCAAAGCCGACTGGAAGGAAGAACTGGACGGGGAAGAGTACCCGAATCCGCTTCCGAAGGATTTAAAGCCATCCATCTGGTAA
- a CDS encoding pyridoxamine 5'-phosphate oxidase family protein, with protein sequence MRRKDREMQNMEEILEVIKKENVCCVAFQDEPCPYLIPLNYGARMEDGKLVLYFHGAAEGTKLDRIRENPNVSYTVYGGYELRFFEDPPCKSSAGFVSVCGSGRAEFVEPEKAGEALAVLMNHIGGPGKKTFHPEDFPAEACRNIQVWRIVTETVTGKHHE encoded by the coding sequence ATGCGGAGAAAAGACAGGGAAATGCAGAATATGGAAGAAATCCTGGAAGTGATAAAGAAAGAGAACGTCTGCTGCGTGGCATTTCAGGACGAGCCGTGCCCGTACCTGATCCCATTAAATTATGGGGCAAGAATGGAGGACGGGAAGCTGGTTCTCTATTTCCATGGTGCGGCGGAGGGGACGAAGCTCGACAGGATCCGGGAAAATCCCAATGTCTCCTATACGGTTTACGGCGGATATGAACTCCGGTTCTTTGAGGATCCGCCATGTAAATCCAGCGCCGGTTTTGTGAGTGTCTGCGGAAGCGGGCGCGCGGAGTTTGTGGAACCGGAAAAGGCCGGTGAGGCGCTGGCAGTTCTCATGAACCACATCGGCGGGCCGGGGAAAAAGACGTTTCATCCGGAAGATTTCCCGGCGGAGGCATGCCGGAACATTCAGGTGTGGCGGATTGTCACGGAAACGGTGACGGGAAAGCATCACGAATAA
- a CDS encoding leucine-rich repeat domain-containing protein — MQITELRCSACNGTLKMDENNPNRAVCEYCRAEYVIEWKNNVAHLGTNIPAGQNSPRQEVPRMEYRVPKTQEEQQTSINKGWIPAAALCVVGLVLLTSTPLLDKIGTKEPEVSAEASAEAVAEAVAEQRLPEGMLAAFCEEVFEMPVDDIPESRLKEIKWMETKAAIDYYGIGYSFEDPLESEDAELTWVRFPRDAYHGIDLESLPAFQGLVKLSTSQSLSAEDVAGLKLKSLGGHFESFDEVSALLEAPEELAELSVSGSSFSLQGAGSFPNLERLSIDASEITEEKELVRMSGLKELTFDMYDGSADFSVFGMLPGLESLSVSSKGLRDIGFLSGMTALKELKLENGTFLTLEPLSGRPELESLSVINCDELKDMSAIGGLTNLKSLEADLPYGCPEPDLGGLTGLTSLYLSGFDQTGFLRNMGSLEELVLDGCGLNDSGDFSGLTNLKTLKCTAFTPTEKDYSFIAGLPALENLDLGGMGTYEDISGIFNMPTLKTLNISNMECEINFDKIAENTSLTELSMDHMKLYENVQVSGGGGIYYVDWDDVSLVENLGFLGKFTALQKLSICENELTDLNFASSLPALSEIDFSDNYVTDLTPLLGLRNLKTVTCTDNPISNYEVLSDSVSIIK; from the coding sequence ATGCAGATTACTGAGCTTCGATGTTCCGCCTGCAACGGGACGTTAAAGATGGATGAAAATAACCCGAACCGTGCTGTTTGTGAATACTGCCGGGCGGAGTATGTGATTGAATGGAAAAACAATGTTGCCCATCTCGGGACAAATATTCCGGCCGGACAGAACAGCCCGCGGCAGGAGGTTCCGAGAATGGAGTACCGTGTTCCGAAGACTCAAGAGGAACAGCAAACAAGCATAAATAAGGGCTGGATCCCTGCTGCGGCACTGTGCGTTGTCGGCCTGGTGCTTTTGACATCCACTCCGCTTTTAGACAAAATCGGGACGAAGGAGCCGGAAGTGTCAGCAGAGGCGAGCGCAGAGGCCGTAGCGGAGGCCGTGGCGGAACAGCGTTTGCCCGAGGGAATGCTGGCGGCGTTTTGCGAGGAAGTTTTTGAAATGCCCGTTGATGATATTCCGGAGAGCCGCCTTAAGGAAATTAAATGGATGGAGACAAAGGCGGCCATAGATTATTATGGGATCGGATACAGCTTTGAGGATCCTCTCGAGTCGGAGGATGCAGAGCTTACCTGGGTGCGGTTTCCGCGGGATGCATACCATGGAATTGATTTAGAGTCCCTTCCTGCCTTCCAGGGGCTTGTGAAGCTTTCCACCAGCCAATCTCTGAGTGCAGAGGACGTGGCCGGCCTGAAGCTTAAGAGCCTGGGCGGGCATTTTGAGAGCTTTGATGAGGTTTCCGCCCTTCTTGAGGCGCCGGAGGAGCTTGCGGAGCTTTCTGTCTCCGGCAGCAGCTTCAGCCTTCAGGGAGCCGGCAGTTTCCCGAACCTGGAACGGCTTTCCATTGATGCCTCGGAGATTACGGAGGAAAAAGAGCTTGTCCGGATGTCCGGCTTAAAAGAGCTGACGTTTGACATGTATGACGGCTCTGCGGATTTTTCGGTCTTCGGCATGCTTCCTGGCCTGGAGAGCCTGAGCGTCAGCTCCAAGGGGCTGCGCGACATCGGCTTTCTGTCCGGCATGACCGCGTTGAAAGAGCTGAAGCTGGAAAACGGCACCTTCCTGACGCTGGAACCCTTGAGCGGAAGGCCGGAGCTGGAGTCCCTCTCCGTTATAAACTGTGATGAACTGAAGGACATGTCGGCCATCGGCGGGCTTACGAACCTGAAATCTCTGGAGGCCGATCTTCCATACGGCTGCCCGGAGCCGGATCTTGGTGGGCTGACAGGCCTTACATCCCTGTATCTTTCTGGTTTCGATCAGACCGGCTTTTTAAGGAATATGGGCAGCCTGGAGGAGCTGGTTCTGGACGGCTGCGGCTTAAATGACAGCGGGGATTTTTCAGGCCTCACGAACTTAAAGACATTAAAATGCACGGCCTTTACCCCTACGGAAAAGGATTACAGCTTTATTGCCGGCCTTCCGGCCCTGGAAAACCTGGATCTTGGCGGGATGGGTACATACGAGGACATTTCCGGGATTTTCAACATGCCCACGCTGAAAACCCTGAATATCAGCAATATGGAATGCGAGATCAATTTTGACAAGATTGCCGAAAACACCAGCCTCACGGAGCTTTCTATGGATCACATGAAGCTTTACGAAAATGTCCAGGTGAGCGGCGGGGGCGGCATTTACTATGTGGACTGGGACGATGTGAGCCTGGTGGAGAACCTTGGCTTTTTAGGGAAGTTTACGGCGCTTCAGAAGCTCAGTATCTGCGAGAACGAGCTCACAGATCTGAATTTTGCATCGTCTCTTCCGGCGCTTTCCGAGATTGATTTTTCTGATAATTATGTGACGGATCTTACCCCGCTTTTAGGGCTTAGGAATCTGAAAACCGTGACCTGCACCGACAATCCGATTTCCAATTATGAGGTGTTAAGCGATTCGGTTTCCATTATAAAATAG